DNA sequence from the Acidobacteriota bacterium genome:
TCGGGGCTTGACGCGAACAAGAGCTTTCCGATTGGACGCAATGTTGCGGCCGATACCACCGTCACGTTTACCGCACCAAAGCCAGCGAACGTGATCGCTCCTGCGGCAGCTTTAAATGGAAATTTGATTGTCGCGAATATCGGAACACCATTTGAGCTAATCGAGGAACAAGCATCGAGTCTTTTTGTTACCGAGCCCGTCGACGTTGAAAGGTGGTTCGAGCGAACGGAATTTAACGAAGGTTCCTACAAGAATAAACGCGGCCACACCTTGATCATTGCCGGTTCCGAAGATTATTCCGGGGCGGCGGTGATGTGTGGGAATTCGGCGATGCGGTCGGGGGTTGGGCTGACGACTTTGCTGGTACCGGCTTCGTGTAAGGTCGAGGTTGCTTCGCGGGTGATTCCGGAGGTGATCGTAAGGACGCTTGCTGAGACAGATGGCGAGGTTAGTTCGGATGCTTTTGTGACGAATCCGGATGTGTTTCGGCAGGCTGATTCGATACTCGTCGGGCCGGGATTCAAGGCGACGGATAAGGGCGCCCGGAAGCTGGTTCGGGAGATCGTGGAGAATCGGACGGTTCCGGTGGTTTTGGATGCGGGGGCGTTGTCGCACGGAGTGCGGACACTCTTGTCCGCATCGCCGGTTCCTCCGGCGAGAAAGGAAGGTGAGGTTTATCTGAACGCCGAAGCGGCGTCCATGCGGACAGGAGTGTCCGCGCTCCCGCCGTTGATTCTCACCCCGCACGAAGGCGAGTTTTTGCGTCTGCTTGGGACGACCGGCAAAGAGGTGATAAAGGATCGTGTTGTGGCAGTACGTGACTACGCGGTGGCGAATAACGTTATTCTTGTCCTGAAAGGCGAACGTGTTGTGATCGGTTCGCCGGATGGGCGTGTGGTTGTGAATCCAACGGGGAATTCAGGGCTTGGAAAGGCCGGGAATGGCGACACGCTTGCGGGAATCCTTGCAGGTTTTGTTGCTCAGGCGGTGAAATTTGATATCGATATTTTTGAAACCGTCGTCGCGGCCGTTTACGTTGCCGGAATGGCGGGTGATGTGGCGGAGCGGAAGTTTGGGAAACGGGTGATGACGGCGTCGGATGTGCGGGAATGTTTGGTGGATGTGTTTGCTGAGTTTGAATAGGTATGACCTCGAGAGATCATCTAAAAAATTGGATCACTGCTTTTCAGGCATGTGATGTTGAGAGCGTGATCGGCTGTTATGCTGAGGATGCGGTGAATTTTCAGATCGCGGCGG
Encoded proteins:
- a CDS encoding NAD(P)H-hydrate dehydratase, coding for MQKVLTAEQMREVDRLTTERYGIPSILLMENAAHAVARVITEKLGGSVKGKSVLILCGKGSNGGDGAALARILWKDGAFVPLLLFGRTNQTKGDAKVNFDILRTLEEDVATSGGEFNKLLPHEDDEDLLSLLEVALSSGGIDVVVDAMFGTGLSKELLGIYPEAIQRLEHHKPRPTIISVDLPSGLDANKSFPIGRNVAADTTVTFTAPKPANVIAPAAALNGNLIVANIGTPFELIEEQASSLFVTEPVDVERWFERTEFNEGSYKNKRGHTLIIAGSEDYSGAAVMCGNSAMRSGVGLTTLLVPASCKVEVASRVIPEVIVRTLAETDGEVSSDAFVTNPDVFRQADSILVGPGFKATDKGARKLVREIVENRTVPVVLDAGALSHGVRTLLSASPVPPARKEGEVYLNAEAASMRTGVSALPPLILTPHEGEFLRLLGTTGKEVIKDRVVAVRDYAVANNVILVLKGERVVIGSPDGRVVVNPTGNSGLGKAGNGDTLAGILAGFVAQAVKFDIDIFETVVAAVYVAGMAGDVAERKFGKRVMTASDVRECLVDVFAEFE